From a region of the uncultured Desulfatiglans sp. genome:
- a CDS encoding hypothetical protein (Evidence 5 : Unknown function), translating into MNETLCALLDANLPLRENKTAMIWRGGSDTFAGIETKSLSVAQGLHKRGLRPGNRVGLPDEEKGELSVAFLVARGGPAVSEGEILRFCRERLAAYKVPKKVEFVNELPRNSAGKVLKRLLRDGAPGQEKRHHVSEP; encoded by the coding sequence ATGAATGAAACTCTCTGCGCCTTACTGGATGCAAACCTCCCGCTGCGGGAGAACAAGACGGCGATGATCTGGCGGGGCGGATCGGATACCTTTGCGGGAATCGAAACAAAATCGCTCTCCGTAGCCCAAGGCCTGCATAAGAGGGGGCTCAGGCCCGGAAACAGGGTTGGGCTGCCGGATGAGGAGAAGGGGGAGCTCTCCGTCGCCTTCCTGGTTGCAAGAGGAGGGCCCGCGGTGAGCGAAGGAGAGATCCTCCGCTTCTGCCGCGAAAGGTTGGCGGCCTACAAGGTCCCGAAAAAGGTGGAATTCGTCAATGAACTTCCCAGGAATTCGGCGGGCAAGGTCCTCAAAAGACTCTTGAGGGACGGAGCGCCTGGCCAGGAGAAGCGTCATCATGTTTCTGAGCCTTGA
- a CDS encoding putative Transcriptional regulator, TetR family (Evidence 3 : Putative function from multiple computational evidences): MIKQKQTARGKPQGREKLIQAAKELFGMRGYHGTTVDDITKAAGVTRGALYWHFDSKADLLGAIIQELQESYLNRFIEETRGAGDSPMDKLWHMFKFNSRFAVEHPTLIHCLRTLSLEMQSLEGGNAKALFDVFEQQRSFITEIIREAQAKHFVREDLKAEIITSIILAVHDGIVLQLLAFDRHLDGHQVAWALRQITLGGISAGARIIHPKKGASDPRTATGEVKEK; encoded by the coding sequence ATGATCAAACAGAAACAGACTGCCCGGGGAAAACCGCAGGGCCGTGAAAAACTGATCCAGGCCGCCAAAGAACTCTTCGGAATGAGGGGATACCACGGCACCACGGTCGATGATATCACCAAGGCCGCAGGCGTTACACGGGGAGCCCTTTATTGGCATTTCGACAGCAAGGCCGATCTGCTGGGGGCGATCATCCAGGAACTGCAGGAATCCTACCTGAACCGGTTCATCGAGGAGACCAGGGGCGCAGGCGATTCGCCCATGGACAAACTCTGGCATATGTTCAAGTTCAACTCCCGCTTCGCGGTCGAACACCCCACCCTGATCCACTGCCTGAGAACCCTTTCCCTGGAGATGCAGTCCCTCGAAGGCGGCAACGCGAAGGCGCTCTTCGATGTGTTCGAACAGCAGCGCAGCTTCATCACCGAAATCATCCGGGAGGCCCAGGCAAAACATTTCGTTCGCGAGGATCTCAAGGCGGAGATCATCACCTCCATCATCCTTGCCGTGCACGATGGGATCGTCCTTCAGCTGCTGGCATTCGACAGGCATCTGGACGGGCATCAGGTAGCCTGGGCGCTGAGGCAGATCACGCTGGGCGGTATTTCCGCAGGGGCCCGGATCATCCATCCGAAAAAGGGGGCATCCGACCCACGCACCGCAACGGGGGAGGTCAAGGAAAAATGA
- the natD gene encoding Inner-membrane translocator gives MIDFCQFMVSGLTIGSVYALIAMGYYLIFVSTHVINFAQGALAQLGGIMALSLLLTWRIPYLFVFFLTFFATAVIGMLFKVLLVSPAGRTGVLSSILMTVGGFIFFEQIIYVFWTKDELLFPPISGETPLNIGGVMILPQAVWIMAIAVGLFLLLWLFFTRTIYGSAIMAAAEKPEAARIVGINVKSMTSMAWALATGLSGLAGILIAPITFAGGSLATEMGIKGFVAVILGGITHSMGAIVGGLLLGVIESLTTGYLSSAFKDAISFGLLIAILAFRPEGLLGGRKREKV, from the coding sequence ATGATCGATTTCTGCCAGTTCATGGTCAGCGGGCTCACCATTGGGAGCGTCTACGCCCTCATCGCCATGGGCTACTACCTGATCTTCGTCTCGACCCACGTGATTAATTTCGCCCAGGGGGCCCTGGCCCAACTGGGGGGGATCATGGCGTTGAGCCTGCTCCTCACCTGGCGGATCCCCTACCTCTTCGTGTTCTTTCTGACCTTCTTCGCAACAGCCGTGATCGGCATGCTGTTCAAAGTGCTGCTGGTCTCTCCAGCCGGGCGCACCGGGGTGCTCTCCAGCATCCTCATGACGGTGGGGGGCTTCATCTTCTTCGAACAGATCATCTACGTCTTCTGGACCAAGGACGAACTGCTGTTCCCGCCGATCTCCGGGGAAACTCCGCTCAACATCGGCGGCGTGATGATTCTGCCGCAGGCCGTCTGGATCATGGCGATCGCCGTGGGACTCTTCCTGCTGCTCTGGCTGTTCTTCACCCGAACTATCTACGGCTCCGCCATCATGGCCGCGGCGGAAAAGCCGGAAGCCGCAAGGATCGTCGGGATCAACGTCAAGAGCATGACGTCGATGGCCTGGGCCCTCGCCACCGGGCTTTCCGGGCTCGCCGGCATCCTCATCGCGCCGATCACCTTTGCGGGAGGAAGCCTGGCGACCGAAATGGGCATCAAGGGATTTGTGGCGGTCATCCTCGGGGGCATCACCCATTCGATGGGCGCCATCGTCGGTGGGCTGCTGCTCGGCGTCATAGAAAGCCTCACCACCGGGTACCTCTCCAGCGCCTTCAAGGACGCCATCAGTTTCGGCCTCCTCATCGCGATTCTTGCCTTCCGCCCGGAAGGCCTCCTGGGCGGCAGGAAGCGGGAAAAAGTCTGA
- the livF gene encoding leucine/isoleucine/valine transporter subunit; ATP-binding component of ABC superfamily (Evidence 2a : Function from experimental evidences in other organisms; PubMedId : 14702302, 2195019; Product type t : transporter), protein MKKTPTDIPVLEVKTLNAGYGKMNILAGLDLLVREGESVALVGTNGSGKTTFLKVVSGFLRPTAGSIRFLGADISKVPPEKRVGLGIAHVPESREIFARQSVLANLRLGAYLRIRKGGDPDVQKDLQRMTEIFPVFSRRLRQAAGTLSGGEQQMLAIGRALMSQPRLLLLDEPSTGLAPLVVKEIFRILRALILDMNLNLLLVEQNTRLALKTVNRGYLLERGRLVREDGSLELLEYLNAAGFTHAGVNG, encoded by the coding sequence GTGAAGAAGACGCCGACTGACATCCCGGTCCTGGAAGTGAAGACGCTCAACGCCGGCTACGGAAAGATGAACATCCTCGCCGGGCTGGATCTCTTGGTCAGGGAAGGCGAATCGGTCGCCCTCGTGGGAACGAACGGGAGCGGGAAGACGACCTTCCTCAAAGTCGTCTCGGGCTTCCTCCGCCCGACGGCGGGGTCGATCCGGTTCCTGGGCGCAGATATCTCGAAGGTCCCTCCGGAAAAAAGGGTGGGCCTCGGCATCGCCCATGTCCCGGAATCGCGGGAAATATTCGCCAGACAGAGCGTGCTGGCCAACCTCAGACTCGGCGCCTACCTGAGGATCAGAAAAGGCGGAGATCCGGACGTCCAGAAGGATCTGCAAAGGATGACGGAAATCTTCCCCGTCTTCTCGAGGCGCCTGCGCCAGGCGGCAGGCACCCTGTCCGGGGGGGAGCAGCAGATGCTGGCCATAGGGCGCGCCCTCATGAGCCAGCCGAGACTGCTTCTGCTGGACGAGCCCTCGACGGGGCTAGCGCCGCTCGTTGTGAAGGAAATCTTCAGGATCCTCAGGGCCCTCATCCTGGACATGAACCTGAACCTCCTGCTGGTGGAACAGAACACCCGGCTGGCATTGAAAACCGTGAATCGCGGATATCTTCTCGAAAGGGGGCGGCTCGTCAGAGAAGACGGATCCCTGGAACTCCTGGAGTATCTCAATGCGGCAGGGTTCACTCACGCCGGAGTCAACGGATAG
- a CDS encoding Inner-membrane translocator, with translation MKRTAGIQPFWLLAVIAVSVLPFCGLGTYTLQILTLAGINAAVAIGLNLVLGTAGQISLGQAAFVGIGAYTTARLMTGAGVSFWLAMPAGGALAGLIGAALGYLALRFQGHYLAMITLCFGLIMHIFFLEFPFLTGGAAGIANIPYAGILEHAIDNGRDALFKTFHLSWFLVLLVYWLLNNLTHLGSGRALAALRDDPIAAESVGVPTAVYKVQAFTVSAVAAGLAGGVYAVHTHYVGPELFGVGASLEFLIIVVIGGLGSPVGAILGALLMAVLPELMRSYEEYRLLFFAMILMVIVVAAPGGLWGGLSTGVVRIGSALRRRFGTGGA, from the coding sequence ATGAAAAGAACCGCAGGAATCCAACCGTTTTGGCTGCTGGCCGTGATCGCCGTGAGCGTTCTGCCCTTTTGCGGCCTGGGCACCTACACCCTCCAGATCCTGACGCTGGCGGGCATCAACGCCGCCGTAGCGATCGGGTTGAATCTCGTGCTGGGCACCGCCGGACAGATCTCCCTGGGACAGGCTGCCTTCGTCGGCATCGGCGCCTACACCACGGCGCGTCTGATGACGGGAGCGGGGGTCTCTTTCTGGCTCGCCATGCCGGCGGGCGGCGCGCTGGCCGGGCTGATCGGCGCGGCGCTGGGCTACCTGGCCCTGCGCTTTCAGGGGCATTATCTCGCCATGATCACGCTGTGCTTCGGCTTGATCATGCACATCTTCTTTCTGGAATTCCCGTTCCTCACGGGTGGAGCGGCAGGCATCGCCAACATCCCTTATGCCGGCATCCTGGAGCACGCGATCGACAACGGCAGGGACGCCCTTTTCAAAACGTTCCACCTCTCCTGGTTCCTCGTGCTGCTCGTATACTGGCTGCTCAACAACCTGACCCACCTGGGCTCGGGCAGGGCCCTGGCCGCGCTGCGCGACGACCCGATCGCCGCGGAGTCCGTGGGGGTCCCCACCGCTGTCTACAAGGTGCAGGCCTTTACCGTCTCGGCCGTGGCCGCCGGGCTTGCCGGCGGCGTCTACGCGGTGCACACCCACTATGTCGGGCCCGAGTTGTTCGGGGTCGGGGCCTCCCTGGAGTTTCTGATCATCGTGGTCATCGGCGGGTTGGGGAGCCCGGTCGGGGCCATCCTCGGCGCTCTCCTCATGGCCGTTCTCCCGGAATTGATGCGAAGCTACGAGGAGTACCGGCTTCTTTTTTTCGCAATGATCCTGATGGTGATCGTCGTGGCGGCCCCGGGCGGATTATGGGGAGGCCTATCCACCGGTGTCGTGAGAATAGGTTCGGCGCTGCGAAGAAGGTTCGGGACCGGAGGGGCCTGA
- a CDS encoding putative 3-hydroxyacyl-CoA dehydrogenase (Evidence 3 : Putative function from multiple computational evidences), with amino-acid sequence MTGTIDKIGIIGGGIMGTGLVQWLLPRGFHVVVAEAREALAEECTRKIHAHLRRDLDKGRLPPEDFRLCIERFEAAAGLSCLKGADFVIEAAPEHFDLKRRILRKAEDAVAPGTILASNTSALPITALGASLKRPERFLGTHFFNPAQIMPLVEIVKGVDTAGESVERTLAFLTAEGKKPIRIKDCPGFLVNRILGAYMNEVMWLLGERIGITDAEGMAKDLRLPMGPVTLGEMVGWDIIRASNETLRTYYGSRFEIPPLLDRLTRENRLGLKTGRGLLDHRSRPPAATEDIVPASRNLDGRAADRAKRQLLAAIWAESIRCLDEGVAGAREIDDALVLGAGLPMGPLAWADETGLQEVSDLLLELTGEFGERFLPSPVLRIYAMSGYNGVKAGRGLAGAYPRESAEGNGGGGADDASARDPGEAR; translated from the coding sequence ATGACCGGCACGATCGATAAGATAGGCATCATTGGCGGAGGGATCATGGGTACGGGCCTGGTCCAATGGCTTCTTCCCCGTGGCTTTCACGTCGTGGTAGCGGAGGCCCGCGAGGCGCTCGCCGAAGAATGCACCCGGAAGATCCATGCCCACCTGCGCAGGGATTTGGACAAAGGCAGGTTGCCTCCGGAGGATTTCCGGCTCTGCATCGAGCGGTTCGAGGCGGCTGCCGGCCTTTCCTGCCTGAAAGGGGCGGATTTTGTGATTGAAGCCGCACCGGAGCACTTCGATCTGAAAAGGCGGATACTCCGCAAAGCCGAAGATGCGGTCGCACCCGGAACGATCCTCGCCAGCAACACCAGCGCCCTGCCCATCACGGCCCTGGGGGCCAGTCTCAAGCGGCCGGAGCGTTTTCTGGGCACCCACTTCTTCAATCCCGCGCAGATCATGCCCCTTGTCGAGATCGTCAAGGGTGTGGATACAGCCGGAGAAAGCGTCGAGAGGACCTTGGCCTTTCTGACTGCAGAGGGAAAGAAACCCATCCGCATCAAGGATTGCCCGGGGTTTCTGGTGAACCGGATCCTGGGGGCCTACATGAACGAAGTCATGTGGCTTCTCGGAGAACGCATCGGCATCACCGATGCGGAGGGAATGGCGAAGGATCTGCGGCTGCCCATGGGGCCGGTCACGCTGGGGGAAATGGTCGGCTGGGACATCATCCGGGCATCCAACGAGACCCTCAGGACCTATTACGGCTCCCGCTTCGAGATCCCGCCCCTTCTCGACCGGCTGACCCGCGAGAACAGACTGGGCCTGAAGACCGGGCGCGGCCTGCTCGATCACCGCTCCCGGCCGCCGGCAGCGACTGAAGACATCGTGCCCGCTTCCCGGAACCTGGACGGCCGGGCCGCGGACAGAGCGAAGCGGCAGCTGCTCGCCGCGATCTGGGCCGAGAGCATCCGCTGCCTGGATGAGGGGGTGGCCGGCGCCCGCGAAATCGACGACGCCCTGGTGCTTGGCGCAGGGCTCCCAATGGGCCCCCTCGCGTGGGCGGACGAGACGGGCCTCCAGGAAGTGTCGGATCTGCTGCTGGAGCTGACCGGAGAATTCGGCGAACGGTTCCTGCCCTCCCCTGTTCTCAGAATCTACGCCATGTCCGGGTACAACGGCGTGAAAGCCGGTCGAGGGCTGGCAGGGGCTTACCCTCGAGAATCGGCTGAAGGGAACGGCGGCGGCGGCGCGGACGATGCCTCCGCCAGAGATCCGGGGGAAGCCCGATGA
- a CDS encoding putative Extracellular ligand-binding receptor (Evidence 3 : Putative function from multiple computational evidences) — protein sequence MKRGRCIVAVLLFGIFALHTGLGLAAEKVKIGTLLSTSGRFAFLGDPEQKGVELAFEEINAAGGVLGKQIELVSYDDEGNPGKAANLIDRLISNDLAVGIVGASTSGTINVAATAVEKAGIPMFYISGNSALCKGKKWVFNAAPADELDAEGMIDFIKDNLKLNVIGIIHDANEYGTRSTESFLELIGKRAPGIKIAGVEKYQSSDRDMSAQLINLKNAGSQCIVIWGVGFAPAVIVKNWHQLGMKDIRLMGGAGMGSHKMIESLGEAGEGLLFNTVLNYGAPNEREQAFIDHYKKKFGAIPPTFAAVGYDAAYLLAEALKTAAGDADRLADAVSGIRGFQGVQGTFDFSENRCNGLLPGCYVMAVVKNQDYYPAEKVYPR from the coding sequence ATGAAGAGAGGAAGATGTATCGTGGCCGTCCTGTTGTTTGGCATATTTGCGCTTCACACGGGCCTCGGCCTTGCCGCCGAGAAGGTGAAGATCGGTACGCTGCTCTCGACAAGCGGGCGTTTCGCCTTCCTTGGAGACCCTGAGCAAAAGGGGGTCGAGCTGGCCTTCGAGGAGATCAATGCCGCCGGGGGGGTCCTCGGGAAGCAGATCGAGCTTGTCTCCTACGATGACGAAGGAAACCCCGGCAAGGCGGCCAACCTCATCGACCGCCTCATCAGCAATGACCTGGCGGTGGGAATTGTCGGGGCCTCCACGTCCGGGACCATCAATGTCGCGGCTACCGCGGTGGAAAAAGCCGGCATCCCGATGTTTTACATCTCGGGGAACTCCGCCCTGTGCAAAGGGAAAAAATGGGTGTTCAACGCCGCTCCCGCCGATGAACTGGATGCCGAAGGCATGATCGACTTTATCAAGGACAACCTCAAGCTGAACGTGATCGGGATCATCCACGACGCCAACGAATATGGGACCCGTTCGACGGAGTCGTTTCTGGAACTGATCGGCAAGCGCGCCCCCGGCATCAAGATCGCGGGCGTCGAGAAATACCAGTCCTCCGACCGTGACATGAGCGCGCAGCTCATCAACCTCAAGAACGCCGGGTCGCAGTGCATCGTCATCTGGGGCGTGGGTTTTGCGCCGGCGGTCATTGTCAAAAACTGGCACCAGCTCGGGATGAAGGACATCCGGCTGATGGGCGGAGCCGGCATGGGGTCCCACAAGATGATCGAATCGCTGGGAGAAGCCGGGGAAGGCCTTCTCTTCAACACGGTCCTGAACTACGGAGCGCCCAATGAGCGGGAACAGGCCTTCATCGACCACTACAAAAAGAAATTCGGGGCCATCCCGCCGACCTTCGCCGCCGTGGGGTATGACGCGGCCTACCTCTTGGCAGAGGCCCTGAAAACCGCCGCCGGGGACGCCGACCGGCTGGCCGACGCCGTCTCCGGCATCCGGGGCTTCCAGGGGGTGCAGGGGACCTTCGATTTCTCGGAGAACCGCTGCAACGGCCTCCTGCCGGGATGCTACGTGATGGCGGTGGTCAAGAACCAGGACTACTACCCCGCGGAAAAGGTCTACCCCAGATAG
- the livG gene encoding leucine/isoleucine/valine transporter subunit; ATP-binding component of ABC superfamily (Evidence 2a : Function from experimental evidences in other organisms; PubMedId : 14702302, 2195019; Product type t : transporter) — translation MDLLSAKRLSRKFGGLWALYGVSFAVREGEIAGVIGPNGAGKTTLFNCLSGLDYATEGGILHRGHDITRLTPHQVVKRGIVRTFQTTRVFKRLTVRENVMVGLHLHSRSNLLVDMIRLPGAVREDRREAEEAMTLLEAVRLADQADKPADELTLSQARRMELARALATDPELLLLDEPGAGLDEQERDELGALLRDVHNRGVTLMVIEHDIGFMVNLCTRIIVLNYGKVIASGTPLEIQQDKQVLEAYLGEEDAD, via the coding sequence GTGGATCTTCTGTCTGCGAAACGGCTGAGCAGGAAATTCGGGGGGCTGTGGGCGCTCTACGGCGTGTCCTTCGCTGTGAGGGAGGGGGAGATCGCCGGCGTGATCGGGCCCAACGGAGCGGGTAAAACCACGCTTTTCAACTGTCTGAGCGGCCTCGACTACGCCACGGAGGGCGGCATCCTTCACCGCGGGCATGACATCACCCGGCTGACGCCGCACCAGGTGGTCAAACGGGGGATCGTCCGGACCTTCCAGACGACCCGGGTGTTCAAACGACTGACGGTCAGGGAAAACGTCATGGTGGGGCTGCATCTCCATTCCCGGAGCAACCTGCTGGTCGATATGATCCGCCTGCCCGGCGCGGTCCGGGAAGACCGGCGGGAGGCGGAGGAGGCAATGACGCTGCTGGAGGCCGTGCGGCTTGCCGATCAGGCCGACAAGCCAGCCGACGAGCTCACCCTCTCCCAGGCGCGAAGGATGGAGCTGGCCCGCGCCCTGGCCACCGACCCTGAGCTTCTCCTGCTGGATGAACCCGGCGCCGGCCTCGACGAGCAGGAGCGGGACGAACTGGGAGCCCTTCTGAGGGACGTCCACAACAGGGGCGTCACCCTGATGGTCATCGAGCACGACATCGGTTTCATGGTGAACCTGTGCACCCGGATCATCGTGCTGAACTACGGCAAGGTCATTGCGAGCGGCACCCCTTTGGAGATCCAGCAGGACAAGCAGGTCCTGGAGGCCTATCTTGGTGAAGAAGACGCCGACTGA
- the thlA gene encoding Acetyl-CoA acetyltransferase, producing the protein MNTDVYLVSAARSAIGDFGGGFRPIPAIELVAPVIEAAVARAGVPKEAIEKVILGNTLSPLTPNIARGAAVTCGIPPQTPAFSIHCACASAMQALISGVSALMLGEARIALVGGVESMSNAPYLLPSTRWGQRLRHARAVDLLWWGMQEDPIMGGMGAAADFLAERYRISREEQDELALSSHRRAASARVNGYFAREIVPIEVKDGRRSRTIDADEHPRAELGIEDLARLQPAFSAQGTVTAGNASALNDGASAVVLATGDVCKAYGLERLAKIGPWSIKATEPRLTGIAPVPAIREVAESAGLGLSDIDLVEINEAFASYYIACERDLGLDREKVNVNGSGISLGHPVGATGTRLVVTLLHEMMRRDTPLGLASLCAGGGMGYAILLRRDFG; encoded by the coding sequence ATGAACACAGACGTCTACCTGGTCTCAGCGGCCCGGTCCGCCATCGGGGATTTCGGAGGAGGGTTCAGGCCCATCCCCGCCATCGAACTGGTTGCACCCGTGATCGAAGCCGCCGTGGCCCGTGCGGGAGTGCCCAAGGAAGCCATTGAGAAGGTCATCCTGGGAAACACCCTTTCACCGCTCACCCCCAATATCGCCCGCGGGGCAGCCGTCACCTGCGGAATCCCCCCGCAGACACCGGCCTTCTCGATTCATTGCGCCTGCGCCAGTGCGATGCAGGCGCTGATCAGCGGGGTTTCCGCGCTCATGCTGGGGGAAGCCCGAATCGCCCTGGTGGGGGGAGTGGAATCCATGAGCAATGCACCCTACCTCCTGCCGAGCACCCGCTGGGGGCAGCGCCTCAGGCACGCACGGGCGGTGGACCTCCTGTGGTGGGGCATGCAGGAGGATCCCATCATGGGCGGCATGGGGGCGGCGGCCGACTTCCTGGCTGAGCGGTACCGCATCAGCCGGGAAGAGCAGGACGAACTGGCCTTGTCCTCCCACCGGAGGGCGGCCTCGGCCAGGGTGAACGGGTATTTCGCGCGGGAGATCGTCCCGATCGAGGTCAAAGACGGAAGGCGGTCCAGGACGATCGATGCGGACGAGCACCCGAGGGCCGAGCTCGGCATCGAAGACCTGGCAAGGCTCCAGCCGGCCTTTTCAGCCCAGGGCACCGTGACGGCCGGCAACGCCAGCGCCTTGAACGACGGGGCCTCGGCCGTTGTGCTTGCCACAGGGGACGTCTGCAAGGCATACGGGCTCGAACGCCTTGCAAAGATCGGCCCCTGGTCCATCAAGGCGACGGAGCCACGGCTCACCGGGATCGCACCCGTGCCGGCCATCCGCGAGGTTGCGGAGTCGGCCGGGCTGGGGCTTTCGGACATCGACCTGGTGGAGATCAACGAAGCCTTCGCCTCCTATTATATCGCCTGCGAAAGGGACCTCGGGCTGGACCGGGAAAAGGTGAACGTCAATGGCAGCGGGATCTCCCTCGGGCACCCGGTGGGCGCCACAGGGACCCGGCTGGTGGTGACGCTTCTTCACGAGATGATGCGCAGGGACACCCCTCTCGGGCTGGCAAGCCTTTGCGCCGGAGGTGGGATGGGGTACGCCATCCTTCTTCGAAGGGATTTTGGCTGA
- a CDS encoding putative Acyl-CoA dehydrogenase (Evidence 3 : Putative function from multiple computational evidences), translated as MFLSLDKEQVQIKKAAADFASGEMADHAQEWDAAGRMSSEIMEEAVELGFVGMTLPEAQGGAGLGLLEDCLVAEEFAVVSPGGARAILEAGWGCELLSHTGGLPPPLVDKASDRPMLGLAYPADGNPFRAEACAGVSSTFSPVHGDAEIFLIPGFLDGEEGLFFLGRDSPGLDILPLEDKVGLRCWPGARLELRGAALSEECFYKRPRVVERSRQAKAIRSAALGVGLSRGAALLALAYARGRQIFERNLSDFEATRAKFFKTWQRLQALRLLVYKAAADWDKGLDVSLASRSAEAMAVELGNETADEALQLHGGYGYFEEMKIAMFYRDAVMLDLLSEPASSSIEAVWTSLSKTVWW; from the coding sequence ATGTTTCTGAGCCTTGACAAGGAACAGGTCCAGATAAAGAAGGCCGCGGCCGACTTCGCATCCGGTGAAATGGCAGACCATGCACAGGAATGGGATGCTGCCGGCCGGATGTCTTCAGAGATCATGGAAGAGGCCGTTGAACTCGGCTTCGTTGGAATGACCCTTCCGGAAGCGCAAGGCGGGGCCGGGCTGGGGCTCCTCGAAGACTGCCTGGTGGCGGAGGAGTTCGCCGTCGTCAGCCCCGGAGGCGCCAGGGCGATCCTCGAAGCCGGCTGGGGATGCGAACTTCTTTCGCACACCGGCGGTTTGCCTCCCCCGTTGGTGGATAAGGCCAGCGATCGGCCGATGCTCGGACTGGCCTATCCGGCGGACGGAAATCCTTTCAGGGCGGAGGCGTGCGCCGGTGTCTCCTCGACCTTCTCGCCCGTTCATGGAGACGCCGAGATATTCCTGATCCCGGGTTTTCTCGATGGAGAAGAAGGTCTGTTCTTTCTGGGGCGCGATTCCCCCGGTCTCGATATCCTGCCTCTCGAAGACAAGGTCGGGCTGCGGTGCTGGCCGGGTGCCCGGTTGGAGCTGCGGGGCGCCGCCCTTTCGGAGGAGTGCTTTTATAAACGTCCGCGGGTCGTCGAACGATCGAGGCAGGCGAAGGCCATCCGGTCGGCCGCGCTCGGCGTCGGGCTGTCCAGGGGCGCCGCGCTCCTGGCGCTGGCCTATGCGCGGGGCAGACAGATCTTCGAGCGAAACCTCTCCGATTTCGAGGCGACCAGGGCCAAATTCTTCAAGACGTGGCAGCGGCTTCAGGCCCTTCGTCTTCTGGTTTACAAGGCTGCAGCCGACTGGGACAAAGGTCTGGATGTTTCTCTGGCCTCCCGCTCGGCAGAGGCCATGGCCGTGGAACTCGGCAACGAAACAGCCGACGAGGCCCTTCAACTCCACGGGGGATACGGATACTTCGAGGAGATGAAGATAGCGATGTTCTACAGGGATGCCGTGATGCTGGACCTGCTCTCCGAGCCCGCATCCTCCAGCATAGAGGCCGTTTGGACCTCCCTGTCAAAAACCGTTTGGTGGTAA